The following proteins are encoded in a genomic region of Gimesia algae:
- the modA gene encoding molybdate ABC transporter substrate-binding protein — translation MRYLRSQNGKQSTPTPCRTGNINSGLAIGGGSLLFLILMVALLVYSPPKDKEKNQTTANEDDALVMFCAAGIKPPVAAAAAQFAEEEFGVPVHLQYGGSGTLLSNLQVAKKGDLYLAADTSYIEIARKKGLINEAVSVARMHPVIMVKKGNPKKIQSIDDLLKADVTFALANPDAASVGKLTKKKLTEAGKWDAVSRSAHVFKPTVSEIATDVLLGAVDAAVVWDATVNQHPEKATMVDVPEFSGTIKNVTVSVLNSSEKPQKSLLFARYLQAPEKGQKQFAEMGYETVEGDAWDPHPTILLFSGGVNRLAIQDTLKEFEQREGVTVNTVYNGCGILVGQINSGQRPDAYFACDTSYMVQVQPKFTLPLTVAETDMVIIVEKGNPKQIKTVFDLAGKDIKVGLAHHEQSALGALTKRLLGPLVQNDQSLYDAVQPNVKTNTPTADLLVNQLRTGSLDAAIVYRANISKVTDKLDVVEIKEGRPLAEQPIAILKSTKYPHLMQRLVAKLTAAPSRAIFESSGFRWRIASGSL, via the coding sequence ATGAGATATCTCCGTAGTCAGAATGGGAAGCAGTCAACACCGACTCCCTGCCGGACAGGAAACATAAATAGTGGGTTGGCAATCGGAGGAGGTTCACTTCTGTTTCTGATCCTGATGGTGGCATTGCTGGTTTACTCTCCCCCAAAAGATAAAGAGAAAAATCAAACAACGGCTAATGAAGATGATGCTCTGGTAATGTTCTGTGCTGCGGGGATCAAACCACCGGTGGCCGCCGCCGCTGCACAATTTGCTGAAGAAGAATTTGGTGTGCCCGTGCATCTGCAGTATGGTGGTTCGGGAACCCTGCTCAGTAACCTGCAGGTGGCGAAGAAAGGTGATCTCTATCTTGCAGCCGACACCAGCTATATCGAAATTGCCCGTAAGAAAGGGCTGATTAACGAGGCGGTATCCGTTGCCCGTATGCATCCGGTCATCATGGTCAAAAAAGGGAATCCGAAAAAAATTCAATCGATCGATGATTTGTTGAAAGCAGATGTGACCTTTGCACTGGCCAATCCCGATGCGGCTTCGGTTGGAAAGCTGACAAAAAAGAAATTGACTGAAGCCGGTAAGTGGGATGCGGTTTCCAGGTCGGCACATGTCTTTAAACCAACAGTATCCGAAATTGCGACTGATGTCCTGCTGGGGGCCGTCGATGCCGCGGTTGTCTGGGATGCCACCGTAAACCAGCATCCTGAAAAAGCGACTATGGTTGATGTACCAGAATTTTCAGGAACAATTAAAAATGTAACCGTTAGCGTTCTGAATTCCTCTGAGAAACCTCAGAAATCGCTCCTGTTTGCCCGTTATCTACAGGCACCTGAAAAGGGGCAGAAACAGTTTGCCGAGATGGGCTATGAAACAGTGGAAGGTGACGCATGGGATCCCCATCCGACGATCTTGCTCTTCAGTGGCGGAGTGAATCGACTGGCGATTCAGGATACATTAAAAGAGTTCGAACAACGCGAGGGAGTGACGGTCAATACAGTGTATAACGGGTGTGGGATTCTGGTGGGACAGATCAACAGTGGTCAGCGACCCGATGCCTACTTTGCCTGTGATACTTCTTATATGGTGCAGGTCCAGCCCAAGTTTACCTTGCCTCTCACAGTCGCTGAGACCGATATGGTCATCATTGTAGAAAAAGGAAACCCCAAACAGATCAAAACAGTCTTTGATCTCGCCGGAAAAGATATCAAGGTTGGGCTGGCGCATCATGAACAGAGCGCCCTGGGGGCTTTGACCAAAAGATTATTGGGACCGCTGGTGCAAAACGATCAAAGTCTGTATGACGCTGTGCAGCCGAACGTCAAAACCAACACCCCCACTGCGGATCTGCTCGTCAATCAGTTGAGGACCGGTTCACTGGATGCAGCCATTGTGTATCGTGCCAATATTTCGAAAGTGACGGACAAGCTGGACGTGGTTGAAATCAAAGAGGGACGACCTCTGGCGGAACAGCCCATTGCGATCCTGAAATCGACGAAGTACCCGCATCTGATGCAGCGTCTGGTTGCTAAACTCACAGCGGCTCCTTCGCGGGCAATCTTCGAATCCAGCGGCTTTCGCTGGCGCATTGCTTCGGGGTCGCTATGA
- a CDS encoding ABC transporter ATP-binding protein yields the protein MLLELKTLTKSFKSGSRRVQAVDGVSLSIEAGEFVAIQGPSGCGKSTLLLMVGGLLSPDAGQVLIENTDPYALSNDQRARFRSTHLGFVFQQFHLVPYLNVLDNVLAPALATRLPEARQRAEELIQKFGLQERLHHTPAELSTGEKQRVALARALFHQPKVLLADEPTGNLDAENSEIVLNVLNEFAQNGGCVLMVSHDDQAVQSAQRVLGINAGRLLPQSEKEALINS from the coding sequence ATGTTACTGGAACTGAAAACGCTTACTAAATCATTTAAATCAGGTTCCCGCCGTGTTCAGGCTGTAGATGGGGTCAGTCTGTCAATAGAGGCCGGCGAGTTCGTGGCGATCCAGGGGCCCAGTGGTTGTGGGAAATCGACACTGCTGTTAATGGTCGGGGGACTGTTGAGTCCGGATGCCGGTCAGGTTTTGATCGAAAATACTGATCCTTATGCATTGTCGAATGATCAGCGAGCCCGCTTCCGCTCCACACATCTGGGATTCGTATTTCAGCAGTTCCACCTGGTGCCTTACCTGAATGTGCTGGATAATGTACTCGCTCCTGCCTTAGCAACCCGCTTGCCTGAGGCACGTCAGCGAGCCGAAGAACTGATCCAGAAGTTTGGTCTGCAGGAGCGTCTGCATCACACACCAGCTGAGCTTAGTACCGGCGAAAAACAACGCGTCGCGCTGGCACGTGCCTTATTTCATCAACCAAAAGTTCTGCTGGCAGATGAGCCCACCGGTAATCTGGATGCGGAAAACTCGGAAATTGTATTAAATGTTCTGAATGAGTTTGCGCAAAACGGCGGTTGTGTTTTAATGGTCTCGCATGATGATCAGGCAGTGCAATCGGCACAGCGTGTACTGGGTATCAATGCGGGACGCCTGCTGCCCCAGAGCGAAAAAGAAGCATTAATTAACTCTTAA
- a CDS encoding ABC transporter permease: MSLFHLIIQEMQHRKMNFLLGLLSVVVAVACLVAALTLLQADEIQTELILEKKSEEVKLAGAKLEDAMRKITKGLGFNILILPADEDLSEFHLTGIVTKTMPEENVTKLANSDIVTVNHLLPMVAKKVTWPEKECEVILTGTRGEVPQMERALKKPLQQQVPEGAMVLGYQIQKKLGLKAGDEVELMGKPFKVTLTYPERGTADDSTVWINLKQAQELLGMQNLVNAILALECNCATEDRVAEIRNDVGKILPGTQIIERGPPALARAEARNKAHATAVASLEQEKANRIQLIERHADFAAVLVPLVVLGCGAWIGFLSLENVRRRATEIGILRAIGLRSSQVFGIFIIKAVLIGLIGALLGYFLGYGIGVTWGKLPESIHPQEVLFSGRWLLLSLVFAPLLASLASWVPALMAARQDPATILQEG; this comes from the coding sequence ATGTCGTTATTTCACTTGATCATTCAGGAAATGCAGCATCGCAAGATGAACTTTCTGCTGGGACTGTTATCGGTTGTGGTGGCAGTGGCCTGTCTGGTGGCGGCGTTGACCTTATTGCAGGCTGATGAAATCCAGACAGAACTGATTCTGGAGAAAAAATCAGAGGAAGTGAAACTGGCGGGCGCAAAACTAGAAGACGCAATGCGCAAAATTACCAAAGGCCTGGGCTTCAATATTTTGATTTTACCGGCGGATGAAGATCTGAGCGAATTTCACCTGACGGGAATTGTCACGAAAACCATGCCTGAAGAAAATGTAACAAAACTGGCTAATTCAGATATCGTGACGGTCAATCACCTGCTACCCATGGTAGCTAAAAAAGTCACCTGGCCGGAAAAAGAATGCGAAGTCATTCTGACCGGGACACGGGGAGAAGTTCCCCAAATGGAACGTGCCCTGAAAAAACCACTTCAGCAGCAGGTACCGGAGGGCGCGATGGTGCTCGGATATCAGATTCAGAAAAAACTGGGATTAAAAGCGGGAGATGAGGTCGAACTGATGGGAAAACCATTCAAGGTAACCCTGACCTATCCCGAGCGTGGAACTGCAGATGACAGCACGGTCTGGATCAATTTGAAACAGGCTCAGGAACTGTTGGGTATGCAGAATCTGGTGAATGCGATCCTGGCGCTCGAATGTAATTGTGCAACCGAAGACCGCGTGGCTGAGATCCGCAATGATGTTGGCAAAATTCTTCCCGGCACGCAGATTATCGAACGTGGTCCGCCTGCGTTGGCACGGGCAGAAGCCCGCAATAAAGCACATGCGACCGCTGTCGCTTCACTGGAGCAGGAGAAAGCCAATCGGATTCAACTGATCGAGCGACACGCCGATTTTGCGGCCGTGCTGGTTCCCCTGGTGGTACTGGGGTGTGGTGCCTGGATTGGTTTTTTGTCGCTTGAGAATGTACGACGCCGTGCTACGGAGATCGGGATTCTGCGGGCGATTGGACTGCGCTCCTCCCAGGTTTTTGGGATCTTTATCATCAAAGCAGTGCTGATTGGATTGATCGGTGCCCTGCTCGGTTATTTTCTGGGATATGGAATCGGTGTGACCTGGGGCAAGTTACCTGAATCGATTCATCCCCAGGAAGTGCTTTTTTCAGGTCGCTGGTTACTGTTAAGCCTGGTGTTTGCTCCGCTTCTGGCCAGCTTAGCCAGTTGGGTTCCCGCTTTGATGGCAGCACGACAGGATCCTGCCACGATACTTCAGGAAGGATGA
- a CDS encoding ribosomal protein L7/L12, which yields MNDESQPSASGQDDAAHDQSEVAQHILESLRQGNKIQAIKDYRESTGEGLKESKEAIEALIEKYDIQMKSGCASMLLLAGSLMLLLIFVWIQ from the coding sequence GTGAATGATGAGAGCCAGCCGAGTGCATCAGGCCAGGATGATGCAGCACACGATCAGTCTGAGGTCGCCCAACACATTCTGGAATCGCTCCGTCAAGGCAATAAAATTCAAGCCATCAAAGATTACCGCGAATCAACCGGTGAGGGCTTGAAAGAATCAAAAGAGGCCATTGAGGCACTGATCGAGAAGTATGACATTCAGATGAAATCGGGTTGTGCTTCCATGCTGCTGTTAGCTGGATCCCTTATGCTGTTGCTGATATTCGTCTGGATTCAGTAA
- a CDS encoding putative sugar nucleotidyl transferase: MNRLALFEDRSALQFTPIALMRPVFELLCGQFTARERMLKSLPVEEWGVLIRPALTEVYAEEFPQARINDAIWLSEAPTLLINGRWLPALHEISRLADVTAETVGMIGESVAYLLLEPEEATLLTTDAWDDAIQKIASTRKPVAVEGTELHYPWDLVNQNRQQLLDDFALDTSTRPSTDEARNLTIVGPSELIRVDDSAEIDPFVVLDTRQGPIVIERDARIQAFTRIEGPAYIGPGTQLFRANVKAGTTAGPHCRLGGEIEESILHGYANKYHDGFLGHSYICPWVNLGAQTSNSDLKNDYSHVKVPLAGIPIDTHSVKIGCFIGDHTKTALNSLFNTGSSVGVMSMVLPVGELLPKHIPSFSRFWLGRIDGQLDIADLFELADTSMRRRALSLTAAQRLLLVSILEETVDERDTAIRWWDQKRGTSPAAGTQSSLGSC; encoded by the coding sequence GTGAATCGACTTGCATTATTTGAAGACCGTTCTGCGCTACAGTTTACCCCCATTGCATTGATGCGGCCGGTATTTGAACTGCTGTGTGGGCAGTTTACCGCGCGAGAACGGATGTTGAAATCACTGCCCGTCGAGGAATGGGGTGTTCTGATTCGCCCTGCTCTGACGGAAGTCTATGCAGAGGAATTTCCTCAGGCGCGAATCAATGATGCCATCTGGCTCAGCGAAGCACCCACACTGTTAATCAATGGACGCTGGTTACCTGCCCTTCATGAAATTTCTCGCCTGGCGGATGTCACCGCAGAGACCGTCGGGATGATCGGTGAGTCCGTTGCTTACCTGCTGCTGGAACCGGAGGAAGCGACGCTGTTGACAACTGATGCCTGGGATGATGCGATTCAGAAAATTGCGTCGACCAGAAAGCCGGTTGCAGTCGAAGGAACGGAACTGCATTATCCCTGGGATCTGGTCAATCAGAACCGGCAACAGCTTTTGGACGACTTCGCATTAGATACTTCAACACGTCCCTCAACAGACGAAGCCCGAAATCTGACTATTGTAGGGCCATCGGAGTTGATCCGCGTTGATGATAGCGCTGAGATTGATCCTTTTGTGGTACTCGACACCCGACAGGGACCGATTGTAATTGAACGGGATGCCCGGATTCAGGCTTTCACACGCATCGAAGGTCCCGCCTATATCGGTCCGGGGACGCAGTTGTTCCGCGCGAATGTGAAAGCGGGTACGACTGCTGGCCCTCACTGCAGACTGGGTGGCGAAATTGAGGAATCGATCCTGCATGGCTATGCCAACAAATATCACGATGGGTTTCTGGGGCACTCCTATATCTGTCCCTGGGTCAATCTCGGGGCACAGACCAGCAACAGCGATTTGAAAAACGATTATTCTCATGTCAAAGTGCCTCTGGCGGGAATTCCTATTGATACGCATTCCGTAAAGATCGGGTGTTTTATCGGGGACCATACGAAGACTGCCCTCAACAGCCTGTTTAATACTGGTTCGTCTGTGGGGGTGATGTCGATGGTCCTCCCGGTAGGTGAATTATTACCGAAACATATCCCCTCATTTTCACGTTTCTGGCTGGGGCGAATTGACGGTCAGCTCGACATTGCTGATCTGTTTGAGCTGGCTGATACGTCCATGCGTCGCCGAGCTCTTTCATTGACTGCTGCCCAGCGTCTGCTGCTGGTCTCAATTCTGGAAGAAACCGTCGACGAACGTGACACAGCGATTCGCTGGTGGGACCAGAAACGAGGTACCTCTCCTGCTGCCGGTACTCAGTCGTCACTCGGGAGTTGTTGA
- a CDS encoding CheR family methyltransferase — translation MSPEDYNYITKFLLETTGLSLGENKEYLLEARLIPLAQTHGMNGIQDLVLSLKSKKDPSLEKEIMEAMTTNESSFFRDRRPFDELKANILPELIAERKMTRKLRIWCSACSHGQEPYSIMMLLRENYPELNDWNIQIISTDLCKKALERAHEGVYSQFEVQRGLPVQLLMKYFDQCEQGWKIKPELGAGIQWKHLNLLEDFRHLGIFDIVFCRNVLIYFKPELKKNILNRVSSQLNSSGTLLLGAAETVLGISDKYTKQTGCQSAIYKLAGNSLANPIAR, via the coding sequence GTGTCTCCAGAAGATTATAATTACATAACCAAATTTTTATTGGAAACCACAGGTCTTTCTCTCGGTGAGAATAAAGAGTATCTGCTGGAAGCCCGCCTGATTCCTCTGGCACAAACTCATGGTATGAATGGGATTCAAGATCTCGTTTTGAGTTTAAAATCAAAAAAAGATCCGAGTCTGGAAAAGGAAATCATGGAAGCAATGACGACAAATGAATCGTCTTTCTTCCGTGACCGTCGCCCGTTCGATGAACTCAAGGCCAACATATTACCAGAACTCATTGCTGAGCGTAAAATGACGCGTAAGCTGCGAATCTGGTGTTCTGCCTGCTCTCATGGTCAGGAACCATACAGCATCATGATGCTGTTGCGTGAGAATTATCCGGAACTGAATGACTGGAATATTCAAATCATTTCGACGGATTTGTGTAAGAAAGCTCTTGAACGAGCCCATGAAGGAGTCTACTCCCAATTTGAAGTCCAGCGTGGTCTGCCCGTACAGTTGCTGATGAAATATTTTGATCAATGCGAGCAGGGCTGGAAAATCAAACCTGAACTGGGGGCCGGAATTCAATGGAAGCATTTGAATCTCCTGGAAGATTTCAGGCATTTAGGAATATTTGATATCGTGTTCTGCCGTAATGTCCTGATTTATTTTAAACCGGAATTGAAAAAAAACATTCTAAACCGCGTGAGCAGCCAGTTGAATTCCAGCGGCACTCTCTTATTGGGGGCTGCTGAAACAGTACTGGGGATCTCAGATAAATATACCAAGCAGACTGGGTGTCAATCTGCTATTTACAAATTAGCCGGTAATTCTCTGGCAAATCCGATCGCTCGGTAG
- a CDS encoding protein-glutamate methylesterase/protein-glutamine glutaminase, translating to MSHSTIKVLLVDDSAVIRGLMTQAINLDAEVKVVGSAMHGQSALTWLKTNRADVVVLDVEMPVMDGIACLKQLKQNYPDLPVIMASSLTRAGAEVTLQALDLGAAGCIPKPVATNAAAAIAQVARDLLPLIKALVNKHSTAPSEHSRFQTSAVRRPTKTPMVMVVGSSTGGPNALKTMLTALPEKFSLPILIAQHMPPVFTRTLAEHIERETKRPTSEATDGALIERGHIYIAPGDFHMVIDKQDDRMVIRLNQDAQEHFCRPSVNPLYASAAKWYGSSVLAVMLTGMGDDGIEGAESISERKGYIIAQDEQSSVVWGMPGAIAKAGLASQVLPLRNIAPELARLCSL from the coding sequence GTGAGCCATTCGACTATCAAAGTACTGCTGGTCGATGACTCAGCTGTGATACGGGGCTTGATGACACAGGCGATTAATCTGGATGCGGAAGTGAAAGTAGTGGGCTCTGCGATGCATGGTCAGTCTGCTCTCACCTGGCTGAAGACGAATCGGGCTGATGTTGTGGTTCTGGATGTTGAGATGCCTGTCATGGACGGGATCGCATGTCTGAAACAGTTGAAACAGAATTATCCGGATCTTCCGGTAATCATGGCCAGTTCTCTGACCCGTGCAGGGGCAGAGGTCACACTCCAGGCACTTGATCTGGGGGCAGCAGGGTGCATACCAAAGCCCGTTGCCACCAATGCGGCAGCAGCGATCGCGCAGGTTGCCCGAGATCTGTTGCCTCTCATTAAAGCGCTGGTGAATAAACATAGCACAGCCCCGTCGGAGCACTCTCGTTTTCAGACGTCAGCCGTTCGACGACCGACCAAAACACCGATGGTGATGGTGGTTGGTTCGAGTACTGGTGGGCCGAATGCACTCAAAACCATGTTGACCGCATTACCAGAGAAGTTTTCGTTACCAATTCTGATTGCTCAGCACATGCCACCTGTATTTACGAGGACCCTGGCTGAGCATATCGAACGGGAAACAAAACGTCCTACTTCTGAAGCCACAGACGGGGCGTTGATTGAACGAGGCCATATTTATATTGCTCCTGGTGATTTTCATATGGTGATTGATAAACAGGATGACCGGATGGTAATCCGTCTAAATCAGGATGCCCAGGAACATTTTTGTCGTCCTTCAGTCAATCCATTATACGCTTCTGCCGCCAAATGGTATGGCAGCTCAGTACTGGCAGTCATGCTGACCGGTATGGGGGATGATGGTATCGAAGGAGCGGAATCAATCAGTGAGCGTAAAGGTTATATTATCGCACAAGACGAGCAGAGTAGCGTTGTCTGGGGAATGCCTGGCGCGATTGCCAAGGCAGGACTGGCCAGCCAGGTCTTACCTCTCAGAAATATTGCTCCTGAACTGGCCCGACTCTGTTCTTTATAG
- a CDS encoding response regulator — translation MKTILLVDDSRAVRLVGRRIMGTFGLNVLEAEDGKQALEVARANPELDAVLLDWNMPIMDGMEFLKALRADAREKQPIVVMCTTENDMPQIVQAMQAGANEYIMKPFTEDIVRDKLEETGVL, via the coding sequence ATGAAGACAATATTACTAGTAGACGATTCCCGCGCAGTCAGACTGGTGGGGCGACGTATCATGGGGACATTCGGATTGAACGTTCTGGAAGCAGAGGATGGAAAACAGGCGCTGGAAGTCGCGCGTGCGAATCCAGAACTGGATGCAGTGCTGCTTGACTGGAACATGCCCATCATGGATGGGATGGAATTTCTGAAGGCTTTACGAGCTGATGCACGTGAGAAGCAGCCCATTGTGGTGATGTGCACAACAGAAAACGATATGCCTCAAATCGTGCAGGCCATGCAGGCCGGTGCGAATGAGTATATTATGAAGCCGTTCACCGAAGACATTGTTCGGGACAAACTGGAAGAGACAGGTGTTCTGTGA
- a CDS encoding methyl-accepting chemotaxis protein gives MDLNVTALRESFELVAPRADQLAERFYEKLFEDYPDLLRYFTHTDFSEQRGKLIQALVLVIKSLENPPALTKVLHQLGKEHGEMGIQEDDYPPVTDTLLSVLEEYAGDQWSEELEEAWRQALKAVSTTMIEGAKDSSRAKQLQSTAVSGSVGASFEEVDSLVEDQSISEKDNQTNSEPPLRSESQINHPKEKSNMSIDSVQNTGQSAATEQSQDTDQFYGIVEHSPQAILFLNTEGTVTYVNRKGQETLQELSTDLGVSPQKLVGGSISQLFLKLPELQSALSGLTGESSITAPLGNRSLKISINQLASAGTILTWEDVTEQVKLEEANCDYSGQLGAISDAQAVIEFNLDGTIITANHNFCATVGYTLEEIQGQHHRMFVEPEYQLSNEYKEFWEKLNAGINQVAEYKRIGKGGKEVWISASYNPIRNKAGKLFKVVKYASDITAKKLAENDMVRVQNMMDNIPINVLLANKDFEMVYMNPASYKQLKEIEHLLPKPVDQLIGQSIDIFHKNPEMQRRMLADPSNLPHRAKIKVGDETLDLLATAIMDKEGNYIGPMVSWSVVTEQVKMANDFETEIQGIVGVVTSSATEMQASSKSLSDMSDETARQSQVVAAASEEATRNVETVSSAAEELSASISEISRHVQEQSHMTSQAVGEADRTNDTIKQLGVASTEIGQVVKVITSIAQQTNLLALNATIEAARAGEAGKGFAVVANEVKELARQTARATEEISEKIGAIQGSTNIAVSAIGSIGESIRKIDEISTTIASAVEEQTAATNEISRNVAEAARGTAEVTNNISGVSQAASDSGTAANDMLAAAQGLTQESVKLDEAAAAFLKRMRAV, from the coding sequence GTGGATCTCAATGTCACTGCATTGCGAGAATCGTTCGAACTGGTTGCACCACGTGCAGACCAGCTGGCCGAACGGTTTTATGAAAAGCTGTTCGAAGATTATCCCGATCTGCTGCGCTATTTCACGCATACCGATTTTTCAGAACAGCGTGGGAAGCTGATTCAGGCACTGGTCCTGGTTATCAAGTCGCTCGAGAACCCCCCTGCCCTGACCAAAGTATTACATCAACTGGGGAAAGAACATGGCGAAATGGGCATCCAGGAGGATGACTACCCGCCGGTAACGGATACTTTGCTCAGTGTGCTGGAAGAGTATGCGGGTGATCAATGGAGTGAAGAGCTGGAAGAGGCCTGGCGTCAGGCTCTCAAAGCAGTTTCGACAACGATGATTGAAGGTGCCAAAGACTCAAGCCGCGCAAAGCAGCTTCAATCAACGGCAGTATCAGGCTCCGTGGGAGCCAGCTTTGAAGAAGTGGATTCCCTGGTGGAAGACCAATCGATTTCAGAGAAAGACAACCAAACTAATTCAGAACCACCTTTACGATCTGAGTCACAGATCAACCATCCGAAGGAGAAGAGTAATATGTCGATTGATTCAGTACAGAATACGGGACAGAGCGCGGCTACTGAACAGTCGCAGGATACAGATCAGTTTTATGGTATTGTGGAACACAGCCCTCAAGCCATTCTGTTTCTGAACACGGAAGGAACAGTAACCTATGTGAATCGTAAAGGTCAGGAGACCCTTCAGGAACTGAGCACTGATCTGGGCGTCAGCCCACAGAAGCTCGTAGGTGGTTCGATCAGCCAGTTGTTTTTGAAACTACCGGAACTGCAGTCCGCTCTGTCGGGATTAACCGGAGAGTCGTCTATCACGGCTCCTCTTGGAAATCGATCCCTTAAAATCAGTATAAATCAGCTTGCTTCTGCTGGAACCATCCTGACCTGGGAAGATGTAACTGAGCAGGTGAAGCTGGAAGAAGCTAATTGTGATTATTCGGGACAGTTGGGAGCCATCAGTGATGCCCAGGCAGTCATCGAATTTAATTTGGATGGTACGATCATTACTGCCAATCACAATTTCTGTGCAACAGTTGGCTATACGCTGGAAGAAATTCAGGGTCAGCATCACAGAATGTTTGTCGAACCTGAGTACCAGCTCAGTAATGAATACAAAGAATTCTGGGAAAAACTGAATGCAGGTATAAACCAGGTTGCTGAATACAAGCGGATCGGCAAGGGAGGCAAGGAAGTCTGGATTTCTGCTTCCTATAATCCCATTCGAAATAAAGCTGGCAAGCTGTTTAAAGTAGTCAAATATGCATCAGACATTACAGCGAAAAAACTAGCGGAAAATGATATGGTTCGCGTACAGAACATGATGGACAATATTCCAATCAATGTTCTGCTCGCGAACAAAGACTTCGAGATGGTCTACATGAATCCTGCTTCTTACAAGCAGTTGAAAGAGATCGAACACCTGCTTCCCAAACCGGTAGATCAGTTGATTGGTCAGAGTATCGACATTTTTCATAAGAATCCGGAAATGCAGCGACGGATGCTGGCAGATCCTTCAAATCTGCCGCACCGTGCCAAGATTAAAGTTGGTGATGAAACCCTGGACCTGCTGGCAACAGCAATTATGGACAAAGAAGGCAATTATATTGGTCCGATGGTTTCCTGGTCTGTGGTAACAGAGCAGGTTAAAATGGCAAATGATTTCGAGACCGAAATTCAGGGCATTGTCGGTGTTGTGACTTCATCCGCTACCGAAATGCAGGCCAGTTCCAAGAGTCTGTCAGATATGTCGGATGAAACGGCACGACAGTCTCAAGTGGTCGCCGCTGCCAGTGAAGAAGCAACTCGAAACGTTGAGACTGTTTCTTCTGCTGCAGAAGAATTGAGTGCCTCAATCAGCGAAATCTCACGCCACGTTCAGGAGCAGTCTCACATGACGTCTCAGGCTGTGGGAGAAGCAGATCGTACCAATGATACAATTAAACAGCTGGGTGTTGCCAGCACTGAAATTGGTCAGGTCGTGAAAGTGATTACCTCCATTGCTCAGCAGACGAACCTGCTGGCTTTGAATGCAACCATCGAAGCAGCCCGTGCCGGTGAAGCCGGTAAAGGATTTGCTGTGGTCGCTAATGAAGTGAAAGAACTGGCACGCCAGACTGCCCGTGCTACAGAAGAGATCAGTGAAAAGATTGGTGCCATCCAGGGATCAACAAATATCGCTGTTTCTGCAATCGGATCGATTGGTGAGAGCATCCGTAAGATTGATGAAATATCAACGACCATTGCCAGTGCTGTTGAAGAGCAGACTGCTGCCACCAATGAGATTTCCCGTAATGTGGCTGAAGCTGCTCGTGGAACAGCCGAGGTGACCAATAACATCTCTGGTGTTTCTCAAGCAGCGAGTGACAGTGGTACTGCTGCCAATGACATGCTGGCTGCTGCTCAAGGATTGACACAGGAATCAGTGAAACTGGATGAGGCTGCTGCAGCGTTCCTGAAACGGATGCGAGCCGTCTAA
- a CDS encoding chemotaxis protein CheW — translation MSTAITDSGSGMESQLDYSSQYVSFRVDGQLLGMPVNMVQEVLTEQMISPTPLARAEIKGLLNLRGQIVTAVSLRRRLGLPDLEDDRSMNVVTRVGEESFSLLVDEVGDVINVSGRSMEPVPRTLDPHWRSVTIGVFQLDEGLFVILDVETILNFE, via the coding sequence ATGAGCACCGCAATTACTGATTCAGGAAGCGGGATGGAGTCACAGTTAGATTATTCGAGTCAGTATGTCTCGTTTCGCGTCGATGGCCAACTGCTGGGGATGCCTGTCAATATGGTTCAGGAAGTGTTGACAGAACAGATGATTTCACCGACTCCCTTAGCCCGTGCAGAGATCAAAGGCCTGTTGAATTTACGAGGTCAGATCGTAACAGCCGTGAGCTTGCGCAGGCGTCTGGGGTTGCCCGATCTGGAAGATGATCGATCAATGAATGTCGTTACCCGCGTAGGTGAAGAGTCCTTCAGTCTGCTGGTTGATGAGGTCGGCGATGTCATCAATGTGTCAGGCCGATCCATGGAGCCGGTACCACGAACCCTGGATCCACACTGGCGATCGGTGACTATCGGTGTGTTTCAGCTGGATGAAGGATTGTTTGTTATTTTGGATGTAGAAACGATTTTAAATTTTGAATGA